A single genomic interval of Streptomyces sp. NBC_00663 harbors:
- a CDS encoding ABC transporter permease: MTQHASPPRDNTHKVPSAGQSPVWRGLFAHADVRTLSLLGVLAALILVGGITKPDEFLDTRNLQLVLTQASVIGVVTVGMTFVIMSGGIDLSVGAIVALSSVWATTVATQEYGFGGILLTAVLVGLGCGLVNGLLIAYGGMVPFIATLAMLASARGLALQITDGKTQIVTVDSVLDLGLRDAYVLGVPPLVMVFAVVTVIGWLVLNRTTFGRRTVAVGGNAEAARLAGIDVRRQRLYLYLLSGLCCGIAAFLLIILSGSGQNTNGNLYELDAIAAAIIGGTLLSGGRGTITGSVLGVLIFTTITNIFALNNLQSDVQQIAKGAIIVAAVLVQRRTASTT; encoded by the coding sequence ATGACGCAGCATGCCTCCCCACCGCGGGACAACACCCACAAGGTGCCGTCGGCCGGTCAATCCCCCGTGTGGCGCGGCCTGTTCGCGCACGCCGACGTCCGCACCCTCTCGCTGCTCGGTGTCCTCGCCGCGCTGATCCTGGTCGGCGGAATCACCAAACCCGACGAGTTCCTCGACACCCGCAACCTCCAACTCGTCCTCACCCAGGCCTCCGTGATCGGTGTCGTCACGGTCGGCATGACCTTCGTGATCATGTCGGGCGGGATCGACCTGTCCGTCGGCGCGATCGTCGCCCTCTCCTCCGTCTGGGCGACCACCGTCGCCACCCAGGAGTACGGCTTCGGCGGCATCCTCCTGACCGCGGTGCTGGTCGGCCTCGGCTGCGGCCTGGTCAACGGACTGCTCATCGCGTACGGCGGGATGGTCCCGTTCATCGCCACCCTCGCCATGCTCGCCTCGGCGCGGGGCCTCGCGTTGCAGATCACCGACGGCAAGACGCAGATCGTCACCGTCGACAGCGTCCTCGACCTCGGCCTGCGCGACGCGTACGTCCTCGGAGTCCCGCCGCTCGTCATGGTCTTCGCCGTCGTCACCGTCATCGGCTGGCTGGTCCTCAACCGCACCACCTTCGGCCGCCGCACGGTCGCGGTCGGCGGCAACGCGGAGGCCGCCCGCCTCGCCGGCATCGACGTGCGCCGCCAGCGCCTCTACCTCTACCTGCTGTCCGGGCTGTGCTGCGGCATCGCCGCCTTCCTGCTGATCATCCTGTCCGGCTCGGGCCAGAACACCAACGGCAACCTCTACGAGCTGGACGCGATCGCCGCCGCGATCATCGGCGGCACGCTGCTCAGCGGCGGCCGGGGCACCATCACCGGCTCCGTGCTCGGCGTGCTGATCTTTACCACGATCACCAACATCTTCGCCCTGAACAACCTGCAGAGCGACGTCCAGCAGATCGCCAAGGGCGCGATCATCGTCGCCGCCGTGCTGGTCCAGCGCCGTACCGCAAGCACGACCTGA
- a CDS encoding ROK family transcriptional regulator produces MTARPANAHQARLLKLLRDGGPNSRAQLGDQVDLSRSKLAVEVDRLLETGLVVADGLAASRGGRRSHNIRLNPGLRFLGVDIGATSVDVAVTNAELEILGHLNQPMDVREGPVAVFEQVLAMAAKLRATGLAEGFDGAGIGVPGPVRFPEGVPVAPPIMPGWDGFPVREALSQELGCPVMVDNDVNLMAMGEQHAGVARSVGDFLCVKIGTGIGCGIVVGGNVHRGVTGSAGDIGHIQAVPDGRPCACGNRGCLEAHFSGAALARDAVEAAQQGLSDELASRLTANGGLSAVDVAAAAAAGDATALDLIREGGNHTGQVIAGLVSFFNPGLVVIGGGVTGLGHTLLAAIRTQVYRQSLPLATGNLPIVLGELGPTAGVIGAARLISDHLFSPA; encoded by the coding sequence ATGACGGCACGTCCCGCGAACGCGCATCAGGCCCGGCTGCTCAAGCTGTTGCGCGACGGGGGTCCCAACTCCCGTGCGCAGCTGGGCGATCAGGTCGACCTGTCGCGGTCCAAGCTGGCCGTGGAGGTGGACCGGCTGCTGGAGACGGGCCTGGTCGTGGCCGACGGACTCGCCGCCTCGCGCGGTGGCCGTCGCTCCCACAACATCCGGCTCAACCCCGGGCTCCGCTTCCTCGGCGTGGACATCGGCGCGACCTCGGTCGACGTCGCCGTCACCAACGCCGAACTGGAGATCCTCGGCCATCTGAACCAGCCGATGGACGTGCGTGAGGGGCCGGTCGCGGTCTTCGAGCAGGTGCTGGCGATGGCCGCCAAGTTGCGGGCGACGGGGCTCGCGGAGGGTTTCGACGGTGCCGGGATCGGTGTTCCGGGTCCGGTCCGTTTCCCCGAGGGTGTTCCGGTGGCGCCGCCGATCATGCCGGGCTGGGACGGTTTTCCGGTGCGGGAGGCGCTCAGTCAGGAACTCGGCTGTCCGGTGATGGTCGACAACGACGTGAACCTGATGGCGATGGGGGAGCAGCACGCGGGCGTCGCCCGTTCCGTGGGCGACTTCCTCTGCGTCAAGATCGGCACCGGTATCGGCTGCGGCATCGTCGTCGGCGGCAACGTCCACCGCGGTGTCACCGGCAGCGCCGGCGACATCGGGCACATCCAGGCCGTACCCGACGGGCGTCCGTGCGCCTGCGGCAACCGGGGCTGTCTGGAAGCCCACTTCAGCGGGGCGGCCCTCGCCCGGGACGCCGTCGAGGCGGCCCAGCAGGGGCTGTCGGACGAACTGGCGAGCCGCCTGACGGCGAACGGTGGTCTCAGCGCCGTCGACGTCGCCGCCGCGGCCGCCGCCGGTGACGCCACCGCCCTCGACCTGATCCGCGAGGGCGGCAACCACACCGGCCAGGTCATCGCCGGCCTGGTCAGCTTCTTCAACCCCGGCCTGGTGGTGATCGGCGGTGGGGTGACCGGTCTCGGCCACACCCTGCTCGCCGCGATCCGCACCCAGGTCTACCGCCAGTCGCTGCCTCTCGCGACCGGCAACCTGCCCATTGTTCTGGGGGAGTTGGGTCCCACCGCCGGAGTCATCGGCGCGGCCCGACTGATCAGCGACCACCTGTTCTCGCCCGCGTAA
- a CDS encoding sugar ABC transporter ATP-binding protein — protein sequence MAPEPPLLSMSGITKSFPGVRALDGVDLEVQAGEVHCLLGQNGAGKSTLIKVLAGAHQPDDGVINWRGEPVTLRSPIAAMRLGIATIYQELDLVEHLSVAENVHLGHEPTAAGFVVRRRSARASTAQLLNRLGHPEIDPARLVGELSAAQQQIVSMARALSHDVRLIVMDEPSAALDPDEVDNLFRIVGDLTADGVAVVYISHRLEEIRRIGDRVTVLKDGRAVAGGLPAKTTPTRDVVAMMTGRNVEYVFPDRPVSTPEGTSVLEVRGLARDGEFEPLDLTVHPGEIVGLAGLVGSGRSEILETIYGARKPSAGQVSVDGRPLRTGSVRAAVRAGLGLAPEERKAQALLMLESVTRNVSVSSISRFSHGGWLDRSAERGAARAATRELSLRPDNPSAPVRTLSGGNQQKAVLARWLLRGCRVLLLDEPTRGVDVGARAELYAVIRRLADEGLAVLLVSSEVPEVLGLADRVLVLREGRVIHTAPARELDEHRVLDLVMEGSPAS from the coding sequence ATGGCACCAGAACCACCGCTGCTCAGCATGTCCGGAATCACCAAGTCGTTCCCCGGCGTCCGCGCCCTCGACGGCGTCGACCTGGAGGTCCAGGCCGGTGAGGTGCACTGCCTGCTCGGCCAGAACGGGGCCGGAAAGTCCACCCTCATCAAGGTCCTCGCCGGCGCCCACCAGCCCGACGACGGGGTCATCAACTGGCGCGGTGAACCGGTCACCCTGCGCTCGCCCATCGCCGCCATGCGCCTCGGCATCGCCACCATCTACCAGGAACTCGATCTGGTGGAGCATCTGTCCGTGGCCGAGAACGTCCACCTCGGCCACGAGCCGACGGCTGCCGGTTTTGTCGTACGACGGCGCAGCGCGCGGGCTTCAACGGCCCAGCTGCTCAATCGACTCGGGCACCCGGAGATCGATCCGGCGCGCCTGGTCGGCGAGTTGTCCGCGGCCCAGCAGCAGATCGTGTCGATGGCGCGGGCCCTCTCCCACGACGTACGGCTCATCGTCATGGACGAGCCCTCCGCCGCCCTCGACCCGGACGAGGTCGACAACCTCTTCCGCATCGTCGGCGATCTGACCGCCGACGGCGTCGCCGTCGTCTACATCTCCCACCGGCTGGAGGAGATCCGGCGCATCGGCGACCGGGTGACCGTGCTGAAGGACGGCCGGGCGGTCGCCGGCGGGCTGCCCGCCAAGACCACGCCGACGCGTGACGTCGTCGCGATGATGACCGGGCGGAACGTCGAGTACGTGTTCCCGGACCGGCCCGTCTCGACTCCCGAGGGCACATCGGTCCTGGAGGTACGGGGGCTCGCGCGGGACGGCGAGTTCGAGCCCCTCGACCTCACCGTGCACCCGGGGGAGATCGTCGGGCTCGCCGGACTGGTCGGCTCGGGGCGCTCCGAGATCCTGGAGACGATCTACGGGGCCCGGAAGCCGTCGGCCGGTCAAGTGAGCGTCGACGGACGGCCGTTGCGGACCGGGAGCGTGCGGGCCGCCGTCCGGGCCGGACTCGGGCTCGCCCCCGAGGAACGCAAGGCGCAGGCACTGCTCATGCTGGAGTCCGTCACCCGCAACGTCTCCGTCTCCTCCATATCCCGCTTCTCGCACGGCGGTTGGCTCGACCGGAGCGCGGAGCGGGGCGCTGCCCGGGCGGCCACGCGCGAACTGTCGCTGCGCCCCGACAACCCCTCCGCGCCGGTCCGCACCCTGTCTGGCGGCAACCAGCAGAAGGCCGTCCTCGCCCGCTGGCTCCTGCGCGGCTGCCGGGTACTGCTGCTCGACGAGCCGACCCGCGGCGTCGACGTCGGCGCCCGCGCCGAGCTGTACGCGGTCATCCGCCGCCTCGCCGACGAGGGCCTCGCCGTGCTGCTGGTCTCCAGCGAGGTCCCCGAGGTGCTCGGTCTCGCCGACCGCGTCCTCGTGCTCCGTGAAGGGCGCGTCATCCACACCGCGCCCGCCCGCGAACTCGACGAACACCGCGTACTCGACCTCGTCATGGAAGGAAGCCCGGCGTCATGA